The Manihot esculenta cultivar AM560-2 chromosome 8, M.esculenta_v8, whole genome shotgun sequence genomic interval atgaaattttattttttaaattgtatttaaaataaaattttataaacttaatttaaaattaatagtaaacgaatttaaataaatttaaaagatctcATATTCTACTTCTTAATGCTCAATTCTCaattgaaaaaagaataaaattttatttttgttactaTAAgttagataaaaatatttttaataaaataatttattttttattatttaattttaatttaaaaaattaaatatattaaaaattttatatattaaaattttaataaaattatcaaaaatgtgtaaagtaatttaaaaaaaaaaaattatttttttattaagaaaatattttttattaattaaattttcaaagtaatctaaatataaaaacatgtaaagggTTAATACTCAAATTCACTTGATGTGacgataaaaatatttcatataaaaggttaaaaagttaattttgcgcaattaataatttttagaataaatttaaatttaacttttaaattttattataattaacgaattaatatatatatcattaaaattaaaaactcaaatcactttataattaatttattaaaaatattaaaataattttcttttattttttcaattacaaATATTGAGCTAatgtttcatttattaaaatttaaacactaatttttagaataaattacactttaattcttaaattttattataattaacgaATTAATCTCTATATCCTTAAAATCAAACACTTAAATCACTTTATAATCAATTTATTAAAagcattaaaataattttattatctttttttcaATAACAAATATTGAGCTAATGTTtcatctattaaaatttaagcactttgtttattttttctatttaaaaaatatttaattttttagtaatttttatctaaattatcatATTCAACTAGCTTTTAACACTTTCATTTTTTAACTTCTATTAATTGTACCTAATaacttcaaaactttcaaaAATAATTGTTTTCATTCAATTTCTAAAAGAGACTTATAATTTCAACAATTTTTAAAATGGTACCAAATAGATTTCAAATAGATTGTagacttcaaagaaaaaaaaaagttttagaattctacaaaaaatattttaaaaaaaattatatttttagaagtTTAATCACCCATtaaactaatatttataatgaatAGAAAACTATAATTTCGTACCAAttgaataatgaaaattttaaaggtTTGGTTTTAAATAAGAACTAATCTGTTAATTACACtaaaactcaaaaattaaagtgtaatttacctaaaataaatgtttaattAATATTGACAGGGATTTAAGTGTTATTTGAAATGTTTATTTCATCCTTAACccattgattaataaaattataaataaaaaaatatttaattttgatggACTTAATATAAGAgattttcaatttgatttcaaCTAGAgtgaattaaagaaaaataatagtcGAGCCTCTCGTTTATATcatctatattatatataaatatagaaaataatattacaCATTAATCGTTCAAAATAGGCAATGGACAGTCACTACAAATAGGCTCACGTGACAAGAATCTGTTAAATGAGTAATATGGTTCTATCCAAAAAAAGAAAGATCTAGATATCTTAATACTCGGTTTATCATAAATACTCGCCTCTCCTGAATAGGCTGAGtttctatataaaattatattacgcTTGTAGTCGCAGGATCACCAACTTAGTAGGTGACAAAATCAATTTTCAAGCAACTGGTTATATCATCGTTGAATtatcagaaaatactatatttattttcgtgttcttaaattataaaaaggaaagaatcatAAAGACAAAATTACGCAATTCTTACACAAATTCTAAATAATTCATTATTTATACATACTAAATTGAGTATTAGAGGAATCCATAAACATCGACCCTCACACACAACTCCATTTTCTGATCATATCAAAAAGTAAGGGaataataaaactttataaaatatctattattaaaatttttaattatgttattttttactttaattggttaaaaattataattaattaaaaaatctttCATAGGATTGATCGGTTATtacctttttatttaaatcaaactcTATTCTATTAAGAATTATCTACATATTTATAtaagttttataattttattaatatattttaaaatttttagttctaATTGAAGTTAAACTCCAATTAAAATCATTATAAGATAATGAAATGATGATATTTTTGAATCataatatcttttaatttttatatatttagtttattaattttaataaaattaaaatatattttttaaaatcatcatttttaattatattatttatatagttttgtttctataattactttttaaataaataatttcatccactcaatttaattaatcatttaaaGATTTTCGTACTAATTAAATATCACATAAAtggtaataaaatattacttaatttgactaaattataaattatctcattcatttattccaaTAGAGTAAAAGAGGTGATAATatagttttattaaaaataatggtAAAATTGGAAAAGAAAACTAATACTTTTTCATCTTCTTAAAATAATCGGTAAAGAAAAAATGAATtcttaaaaataagatataaaTGTGGTGGATAAAAGAAGAGCGTACAAAgtcttttaattaatatatttgttaatatttttaatcttttaaaatttaaaattaatttttgactaaataaataatatcttATCATtccatttatttgtaaaaaataatttttataaaatacattcttcacataaaaaatattttatgaaaattttttttcaaatgaaataaaaaatttatctgtagacttatttattattattaaaaaaggtataaattaaagaaaaaggaGCCCTAACTTAACCTAGATCAAATTTGATAAGGatatatttaatcaaataaataaaaaattaaaaaaatatatgtattaaGGAAGGAGTATGATGTTAATACATAATTATAAGttttttaataagattataTTTGAGCCCTTAGATTTCATGACACTTGGGCCTATACtaaccattaaaaaaaatataaaaaaaaaagagagaaaataccCATCTTCTTTCACTTTCACTTTTCATTGCCAATTGCCATGTGGAGAAATTCTCCACAATCCTTCATTTTCTTACaccaaaatttttcttttattttctaaaattaaattttcactcCACCCAAGTCCTTTTCCTAGATAAATATTTAAGACAGGGAAAGAAAGAAGATAAAATTTCAAGTTTAAAGCTTATATGAATAGtaataaattatagaaaattttaaggtAAATTAGAGTTTATATTAGAAAGGaatttcttatcatttttataaGTATTTTCACGAAGgaattagaatttattttggTTTATTCTTTTACATGTGTTGAATAATAACTTGAAGGAGGAGcgaaaaattcaaaagagaaagaaaaggaaaaatgaaaaagagaaagaagataaTAAATTAAGAAGAATTTTGAAGAAAGAAAGTTTGTGCTTAATTTCTCtcaaataaatcattaaaataaaatttaagtgaaAGATATGATTCAAATAAGAGAAGATAATATCTATTCCAATCGCAGAAagataagtaaaaaaaatagagaCAGGGACATAAGTGAGCTAACATgtactataaattaaaaaatattagaaatagtAAACAGACCAAAGTCCGGAGTTCCTACAAGGACTTATTCCATCAAAACTAAGAAAGATTAAAATGTTTCATATATAATTATGGGtactttttctatttttggtTAGTCTGTACATACTTTGATAATGGACTAATTAAAGTATGCACATATTatcaaagttaaaaaaaaatatccatAAGTATATCTAGAACGTCTTGACGTTCCTTAGCTTTGATGGCATAAGCCTTGGCAATAGTTCAGCTGGTTTATTCACTGTTTCTAACAATTTATGGCTTGTTGGCTCACTTCTGCCTCTACCTCTACGTTTCTTGGTTAGGGCAGATACTGCATATCCTTATTTGATTAATctctttcatttaaattttatttaagtgAATTATTTGAGAAAATTTGAGCACCACTATATAAATTACTTAGCATTTTACTTTTTCTCATACACGTGATAGTTTCAAGGAGTAGTAAATCAAGATCTATATTTATCTTATTAGAATTACATTACTAACTATCTTTAagtatattgaaaaataatacaGATTTgtatttgaattataaattaaaagtgCTATTGAAAATTTCTTTTTGGTTGATAAATAGGTATTATGAATCAAATATTTATGTTGTCAAcgaatgtgatttttttttttagggtttGTGTTATATTGAGATTTGTAACCCAGACATTCAAGAAAGTTGGAGAATTAAGATTGGAGTTATTTGAAGTGTGTTATTATTCATAAGTTGAATTAGGTCCACAATATTGAGAAAATTttgttgattatatatatatataggttgttgaaaaaatataatagaataataaaatttgaatcgtgttgaatatgatttattttataattttataataaaatagattttttaaaattaaatttttttgaaatttaatttttaaaattaagataataataatttatttttaatttataattcagTAAAAAGTAAtgaaatgagaaaaataaaataaaaaaaaatagaagtcattttatatgaaaatatgtATGAAATACATggtatttataatagaaaaaataatcattatatattattttaaattttgagatAAATTACAaggattatatttaatattaaatttaatttttaaatgcaaCGGTCACAAAATTTcaccaataatttttttaactattataagattataaaattttataaaatgaggtaattatatttgaaatttaaaaatatttgaaaggttaaaaataaatatttattgataaattaaaatattttaaaatataaatttatttttaaaacagatGTCACATTATTAGAAGAAATATTGTCAAACACATCAAGCATTCAACTTTATAAAaccaaaattgtaattttacactctatgaaaaaaatttaataaaaaataaaataatataaaataaattttattaaatctttaatttcaaataagagaagtaaaattgaaaaaagGCTTTATCTCATGAGCATCGGAGTTGACTCTAAAATTAAGAATGGATAATTACAAAAATCTATTTttgacaattttttaaaaacaaaattttgtaatttaatttataataaaataaattatgtgatTTTATTTCGATAATAGaatgagattttttaaaaaataaattaaaaataaattatattttaatctttaaaatttaataaaaaatataatttaatttatatatttttcaatttagtcataaaattttatttataataaaataaccctttaattataattcatttttatattcttACAAGTTGATCCttcaatattataattttataaataaatacttatatattttacaaattaatctttcatgtttatcaaatttaatattttgtatatttagtaataaaataacaaaataaaaattgaattgagaATTTTAACATAATATCTATCTAAATTTCAAGTCGAAAGGAATATTTTTCCATTTAATTTCTccattatcaataatttatttatttttatttaattaagacaaaaataaaataattaatttttattttattattttttatataaacatattataatttaataaataaatacattaatttataaatataaaggcTTATTAATAATGATCGTATTTAGAgatcaactaataaaattatagaaattaattttatttaaaaatataaaaatttaaataaaaaattattttataaatgaattaaaacatgaaagattaaATTCAAAACGTACATCAcctaaaaaatagtttttaattaatataaaaaataaattataatttatcagcaatatttaatagtattaaaaaaaatttactttactcacaatgtaaaatataaaatttttttattataaattaaaatataaaattttaaatccgaAACAATCTTTTATAATTATTCCAATCAAGAAATCTCGAGTTTCAATCAAACTTAAACTTCCtttgtttgaaagaaaattttgatattttataccatttaaaatatttagaaaaattaattaataaaagtggttaaaggaaaatcaagtcacattaagaaaaatgatttttttttataagataaaattattttttaaaatttgaaaactttattaataattatatatatttgttaatatattttatttttaaaattaaaataaacaataaaaatagattattttgtatgaaaatatttttatataaaattttatatgaaaaatattttctaagtgCAAGTTATTTCTTATAAACAAATGGTGTCTTAAACTAATTATATATAGTATttgaaaaatgtttttcattaaaaatattttttaaaatttgtaatttaaaaaataaaaatattaataaatttataaataatcgtgtaaataatttttttttatcgaaaATAGAAAGTTTTTGACCAATTTTTTTAGCATTACAAATGTtaggaaatataaaaaataattttcagcaAATAAATGGAGAGTTAATGTAATTAATAACAAACAAACCTTCATATAGAAACCTAATGTTTGCTGAGAGCAGACAACAAGTGAAAGTGATGTGTGGGTCTAATTTTGGCCAAAGCAATAATTGGGTGAAGCAGATCCTTGAGAACCACAATTCCATGAATTACTCATAGAATCAAAACATTACATGTGAATTGGGGATCTAAACCCTAATTATGGTAACCCTTTCAACCAGCATATATCCCAATTTCATATGTGTGGTTAATTCAGTTGCTATATATCTACGCCCTTTTTGGCCAGATGGCTATTTGTAATACCATATCCATTCATTAAAGCTgcatcttttctttttcaataaattttaggTTAGTTCttaatttgaaagaaaaagtatttaaaatattttgaatgtgaaatttaatatacccttttatatttataattaaattaaaatataaaatattttcaataagcaAATgggtattataaataattataaaaaattttaaaatgtaataatttGTGTTCGTTGATTTGCTATTAAAATCAATTGCGTGGATCTTGtgggtatttttaaaattttaataattaattataatattattaatttagtgTTAGTTCAGATAATATTTGGAAAATACGCATAATTAAATAACAACCATAGCTTATACTTTCTCAAAGTCAGACAttaattagaaaagaaaaaaaaaaaaaaaggcatacGTTACATGCTGCTAATAAATAAAGGCATACAAAGAAAATTTTCAAACTATGAAAGATCATGATTagttgtatttttctttttttaattgaaaaatcaatGTGCTCTACACATCATAAACTAATATATTCTAAATTCATAAATATACAAATTTGACTTAAATTATAACATGAAATCACAcatagttataaaaaaaaaatcgcttGGAAATTTTCAAACCACAtattcaaagattgaaaagcatcaaaacccagaAAATAAAAAGCAAGAAATGAAGAAACTTGAAGCTAAATTGATCAAgttaattatctattttttgATTATTGTAAGGGAAGGAAGGTTTTCTTGCATTTCATgagaattcaataatattctacatataaatatatttaattatttagtttatatataaaatatttattatacaaTTTTCAAAATTTGGTCAACTGAAGCATAACTATCAAGTTGTCCATCACACCCACACCCAAAAagtaaacaaaagaaaaatttcAATGAATTCATAGACTCTACAATTCCCATTGGAATGAGAATCTGTATCTGTGGAATTTCTAAGTACAGAAAACAGAAAAATTAAGAAACAACATTTTTACAAGTAGAAACCAACCACTGATAGAGTTCTGGGGATCAAAATCAGGCTGATGCAACACATCCTTTAAGGGTTTTGTACTCCAGGATCCCTTTGTACAGGATTTGCCTGTTCACAGGCATGGCCTCCATGAATTTTGGTCCATAATTCCGATTCATCATCTGGCTTCCTTCTGCTATCCTGGCCAAGTGCCTATCACGATATTGTTTATTGTTTGATGATGGCTCTATTACATCTTCTGCAAATCGCACCCTTTTCTTGGCTTGGCATCTCTTAGACCCTATATCAAACACAAAGCAAACAAAATTCATTAACCATGGATCACTCTTGAAagttgaaaagaaaaggaaaagaaacatACCCACTAATTCAAATTCAATCTTCTTCATGAAATCGGAGACTAGatgtttgtggacatgacgagcAATGAGAACTACACTACCTGAAACTGCAAAGGCAGCCATGAAACCGAGTCCCATAGAATTATTATTAGTTGTCAttgtttttttctcctttttctctCTTAAGACGTTAAAGGAAGGAACATTTCATGGAATTTAAAGAAATCCCACCATGGAAAAAGGACAAAAATGGGAAGAGAAGAGGGGAAGTTATACAAGAAACATTAATTAATTCAGTTCCAGGACGAAAATGGAGAAGCAGTTGCTGGTTTTAAATGtgaaatagaagaaaataaaaggaagaagaaagagttGGCAATGGACGGACGGTCTATACAAGAAATCGACCACAACacctataataataatagttaacaccaataaaaaaatattaattaatccgTTTACTATAAAATATTCATGGGATTTccttaattttcaaattttttttctttaattttagttttatttatgtAGGCATATCCAAtaataatacaataaaattGCGGCTCTAACTTATTCTATTTAATATTAGATATAAAATTAATGGCAACTACATACCTACCTCCCATTGGGGGTTTTGGAATTATCAAAAGAAATTTTGGATACATTCATAAAATCTTTTTTagtctattttttctttataagcATAAATTTTTGTCTTTAAgaaatttaagaaataattgaatttttgtaACGTGATTGGTTGACATGATAAACGtgaaatttaagaaattaattcaattatttaataagaattttacatttatttaaatgatatattataatataatatgtattttcatatataatttttggCTAAGACTCTTAAAAATGTAAAATCGTTATACCCTGAAGTTTGGTACCAAACGTTAAATCGTCGCGAAACTAATCGCTCCAGCTTCTAGAAAAGCCACTTCCAACTGCCCTCTCGATTTGTTCAAaagatggttttttttttttaaaacaaaaaaataataaaagtgaattttttttaaaaatgagatTAGGagaataaaactaaaatatttcatatccatttaaatatatttattatcaaattaatactataaatttaataaaaataaatattataattatatttaatatttataaaaatttattaaaatttataaatttaagtcacatataattttatatataagtgATAATGGACTCGTtcttctaaattttaattttaaatataaataaattaaatataaatttatttttaacataccGTTACTTTTACTTATCTAAATTCTTTAAAAACAATAGAATActgatttttatattattttaactaaataaaagtttaataaatttaaatttaataactcataattctaattaaattagaattaattttatataatttatactatatatataagTAGGAAAAAGGAGAAATATTAGGATTTCTGTTAATACCATTAGCATTTtatagttaataattttattatttaaaatagataataatttataattaattaagaaaatcttAGAAGatacatataaaatatattgatattaaatttttaaataagtttaaattaattttggagtttgttaaaaaatttaaaagaattattttgattaataaaaatacaattaaattaattttaaaattaaaattattaaaataacatatttaaatattagataattattaaaataataaattcatgttttttttctaaaatcatgtca includes:
- the LOC110621706 gene encoding uncharacterized protein LOC110621706, whose product is MTTNNNSMGLGFMAAFAVSGSVVLIARHVHKHLVSDFMKKIEFELVGSKRCQAKKRVRFAEDVIEPSSNNKQYRDRHLARIAEGSQMMNRNYGPKFMEAMPVNRQILYKGILEYKTLKGCVASA